One Meiothermus sp. QL-1 DNA segment encodes these proteins:
- a CDS encoding LAGLIDADG family homing endonuclease, with product MGESKPAAFDEHARYIARRQYMQPGDEDIYGMFRRVARWVALPEKSEAERAHWAEQFYRLMASKRFCPGGRVLAGAGTQHGNVLNCFVQGATEHEPSSLEGIMEVATKLALVTKVGGGNGVNLDPYASRKHAGPRSTVRGFAYLSASHPDVEDFIQGLMRPPINPDGEKQPITVRNWTRVVYGLLRPELAALARRHGVLTVREKPQSALVVPDDMRGIIETAKAALAEAIRGQEPHVDFSALRPEGAPIRGSGGTSSGPVSFLVEIYDNFLEWANLGAEKSGPVATLRYVYAPVLRVVRQGGCLHPDTLVHTDRGTLRLRELVDPFRRGWQPHTLSVATDEGWRPSPEGYNNGVASTLRVVLENGLEVQGTPNHKLKVLRENGTRAWVELQDLRPGDWVIWVLDEHTGTPVQLAPLDEPFHPNATPIRTPKTLTEDLAFLLGFFFGEGFVSGDRVGFSVHEEEPMKEEAKRLFRELFGLELREERKPGDRSVTLVVRSRPLVTWLRKNGLLKGKAQELEVPRAIRQSPRPVLAAFLRGLFEADGTITAGYPMLTTASKRLAQDVMVLLGGLGIPSKLLRYNPLPGRFSKAEHYRVRVITAKGLERYLERIGIPKGSRLEALHKIKPDTPRESSWPLPHAQELLKPLLATAEKGRKGYASPKALPRHLRSEHQLTATGYAMVLEKAQGLEAEPLPFNEYYLRVASVEPGGEILTLDLSVEGNHTYLANGLVSHNTRRGAGMATLSIDHPDLLDFLTAKDLDREAAEGDISTFNISVLVTEAFWQALEADGLWAVEPTEVPGKYYPHPMEGPYTGVLPELPERELDGARPIPLYGGRVPARWLWHEIAWHAWATGEPGLIFIDRVNALSALKNLGPRYQIRSTNPCFVGSTRIPTEFGLVPIAELAKKGSFYLVTDNRAPFAGLGPARKERGVTVRRAAKAFYTGEREVVRVETREGLTLTLTPDHPLLTPQGYVEAGRLRPGDRLLVQSGEGLWAKEEALPPAALRVVRERVATVGSRHSGSPQAQQANPPTRWSESLGLVLGWLVGRRLQDGAGLPQSVVDSLRDWFGAEGLQPTLGPGLPAEFFAALGLGEEGVPKSIFTAPREAVVGFLRGLFEARGKADRGGLRLVSPSLGLLREVQLLLLNFGILGCIRRTTKAGRSGYELTLEGESRDRLAEVFGLALAKRGKLGALSGRSRFEVTVERVEPAGTAPVYDLTEPVTHSLIANGVVAHNCGEIPLTVGEPCDLGAMNLAAYVEGGRFDFEAFRRDVRIAVRFLDNVLDVNVFALEDNRAASQSLRRLGLGVMGLADMLIKLGLPYSSEAARQMVARVMHVLREEAIAASEQLGEERGVFPLYEQHREAFEALGIRPRRNVALLTVAPTGTTSMLMGVSSGIEPIFSPFVWRRIGGEYKPLLHPLFMEMMQQHPPQGRFATREGGWNWEAIIEAIQAHHGSVKGLEGIPEAIARVFEGAHDVPPLDHVRMQGVVQTAFDAEGYAGNSLSKTINLPHEATVADVEAAYTEAYRTGCKGITVYRDGSRAFQVLSVSKEESKETVAVQPALLEVPPSPSQRGPVFERTGRLVGYTDMVKLTAADGTRRSFLVTVNMQGEHPVEVILTSGKAGDEANADSEALGRVISIALQYGVPPEALIKTLRGINGGLYGSYQGRFVTSKADLIAVALETSGSVRLLEADKQREEPVPQALQHTLTPQGRCPECGEAGLVQEEGCVKCHACGYSKCG from the coding sequence ATGGGGGAATCGAAGCCCGCAGCCTTTGATGAGCACGCCCGCTACATCGCCAGGCGGCAGTACATGCAGCCGGGCGATGAGGATATCTACGGAATGTTCCGCCGGGTGGCCCGCTGGGTGGCCCTGCCCGAGAAGTCCGAGGCTGAACGGGCCCACTGGGCCGAGCAGTTTTACCGGCTGATGGCCTCCAAGCGCTTCTGCCCTGGCGGGCGGGTGCTGGCCGGGGCCGGTACCCAGCACGGCAACGTGCTCAACTGCTTCGTGCAGGGGGCCACCGAGCACGAGCCCAGCAGCCTCGAGGGCATCATGGAGGTGGCCACCAAGCTGGCCCTGGTGACCAAGGTGGGGGGAGGCAACGGGGTGAACCTGGACCCCTATGCCTCGCGCAAGCACGCAGGCCCCCGAAGCACCGTGCGGGGCTTCGCCTACCTCTCCGCCAGCCACCCGGATGTGGAGGACTTCATCCAGGGGTTGATGCGACCCCCCATCAACCCCGACGGGGAGAAACAACCCATCACCGTACGCAACTGGACCCGGGTGGTCTACGGGCTTTTGCGGCCCGAGCTGGCCGCGCTGGCCCGGCGCCACGGGGTCTTGACCGTGCGGGAAAAGCCCCAAAGTGCCCTGGTCGTTCCCGACGATATGCGGGGCATCATCGAGACGGCCAAAGCCGCCCTGGCAGAGGCCATCAGGGGCCAGGAACCCCATGTGGACTTCAGCGCTTTGCGCCCGGAGGGGGCCCCCATCCGGGGCTCGGGCGGCACCAGCTCGGGGCCGGTGAGCTTTCTGGTGGAGATCTACGATAACTTCCTAGAATGGGCCAACCTGGGGGCGGAGAAAAGCGGCCCGGTGGCTACGCTGCGCTACGTCTACGCCCCGGTGCTCCGGGTGGTCAGGCAGGGAGGGTGCCTCCATCCCGATACCCTGGTCCACACCGACCGGGGTACCTTGCGCCTCCGAGAGCTGGTGGACCCCTTCCGGCGGGGCTGGCAACCCCACACCTTAAGCGTGGCCACCGATGAGGGCTGGCGGCCGAGCCCCGAAGGGTACAACAACGGCGTGGCGTCCACCCTCCGGGTGGTGCTGGAAAACGGCCTCGAGGTCCAAGGAACCCCCAACCACAAGCTCAAGGTTCTTCGGGAGAACGGAACGCGGGCCTGGGTGGAACTCCAAGACCTCAGACCCGGAGACTGGGTGATCTGGGTGCTGGACGAGCACACGGGGACCCCGGTCCAGCTTGCCCCCTTGGATGAGCCCTTCCACCCCAACGCCACCCCCATCCGCACCCCGAAGACGCTCACCGAGGACCTGGCCTTCCTCCTGGGGTTCTTCTTCGGAGAAGGCTTCGTGAGCGGGGACCGGGTTGGCTTCTCCGTCCACGAGGAAGAGCCCATGAAGGAAGAGGCTAAGCGCCTCTTCCGGGAGCTCTTTGGGCTGGAGCTCCGGGAGGAACGGAAGCCCGGTGACCGGAGCGTCACCCTGGTGGTCCGGAGCCGTCCCCTGGTCACCTGGCTCAGGAAGAACGGCCTTCTCAAGGGAAAGGCCCAGGAGCTGGAGGTCCCCAGGGCCATCCGCCAAAGCCCCCGCCCTGTCCTCGCCGCCTTCCTCCGGGGCCTTTTCGAGGCCGATGGCACCATTACCGCGGGCTACCCCATGCTGACCACCGCCTCCAAACGCCTGGCCCAGGACGTGATGGTCCTCCTGGGAGGACTCGGCATCCCCTCCAAGCTTCTCCGCTACAACCCCCTGCCGGGGCGCTTCTCCAAGGCTGAGCACTACCGGGTCCGGGTGATAACCGCCAAGGGCCTGGAGCGCTACTTGGAGAGGATCGGGATACCCAAGGGCTCTCGCCTGGAGGCCCTCCACAAGATAAAGCCCGACACCCCCCGGGAGTCCAGCTGGCCCCTGCCCCATGCCCAGGAATTGCTGAAACCCCTCCTGGCAACGGCGGAAAAGGGCAGGAAGGGCTACGCCTCCCCCAAAGCCCTTCCCCGGCATCTCCGGAGCGAGCACCAGCTCACTGCCACGGGATACGCCATGGTCCTGGAAAAAGCTCAGGGCCTGGAGGCCGAACCCTTACCCTTCAACGAGTACTACCTGCGGGTGGCTTCCGTGGAGCCGGGCGGGGAAATCCTGACCCTGGACCTTTCCGTAGAGGGCAACCACACCTACCTGGCCAACGGCCTGGTAAGCCACAACACCCGCCGCGGGGCGGGGATGGCCACCCTCTCCATCGACCACCCGGACCTCCTGGACTTCCTCACCGCTAAGGACCTGGACCGCGAGGCCGCCGAGGGCGACATCAGCACCTTCAACATCTCGGTCCTGGTCACCGAGGCCTTCTGGCAGGCCCTCGAGGCCGACGGGCTTTGGGCGGTAGAACCCACCGAGGTGCCGGGCAAGTACTACCCCCACCCCATGGAAGGCCCCTACACTGGGGTGCTGCCCGAGCTCCCCGAGCGCGAGCTGGACGGGGCCCGGCCCATCCCGCTCTACGGCGGCAGGGTGCCGGCCAGGTGGCTTTGGCACGAAATTGCCTGGCACGCCTGGGCCACAGGGGAACCCGGGCTCATCTTCATCGACCGGGTCAACGCCCTTTCGGCCCTCAAGAACCTGGGCCCCCGCTACCAGATCCGCTCCACCAACCCCTGCTTCGTGGGCAGCACCCGGATTCCCACCGAGTTCGGCCTGGTTCCCATCGCAGAGCTGGCCAAAAAGGGCAGCTTCTACCTGGTCACCGACAACCGCGCGCCCTTCGCGGGCCTGGGGCCAGCGCGCAAGGAGCGCGGGGTGACGGTGCGCAGGGCAGCCAAGGCCTTCTACACCGGGGAGCGGGAGGTGGTTCGCGTTGAAACCCGCGAGGGCCTCACCCTCACCCTGACCCCCGACCACCCCCTTCTCACCCCCCAGGGGTACGTGGAAGCCGGCCGGTTGCGGCCCGGCGATAGGCTGCTGGTGCAAAGCGGCGAAGGGCTGTGGGCCAAGGAGGAGGCCCTACCCCCCGCCGCGCTGCGGGTGGTGCGCGAGCGGGTGGCGACGGTCGGGAGCAGGCACAGCGGAAGCCCCCAGGCGCAGCAGGCCAACCCGCCCACCCGGTGGAGCGAGAGCCTGGGCCTGGTGCTGGGCTGGCTGGTGGGCAGGCGCTTGCAGGACGGGGCGGGCCTGCCCCAGAGCGTGGTGGACAGCCTGCGCGACTGGTTCGGTGCGGAAGGCCTGCAGCCTACCCTGGGCCCGGGGTTGCCCGCCGAGTTCTTCGCCGCTTTGGGGCTCGGGGAGGAAGGGGTGCCAAAGAGCATCTTTACCGCCCCGCGCGAGGCGGTGGTGGGTTTCTTGCGCGGTCTGTTCGAGGCTAGGGGTAAAGCGGACCGGGGGGGCCTGCGGCTGGTCTCCCCAAGCCTGGGGCTTCTTCGGGAGGTCCAGCTCCTGCTGCTCAACTTCGGCATCCTGGGGTGCATCCGCCGAACCACCAAAGCCGGCCGGAGCGGGTACGAGCTGACCCTCGAGGGCGAGAGCCGCGACCGCCTCGCCGAGGTGTTTGGCCTGGCTCTGGCGAAGCGGGGCAAGCTTGGGGCGCTGTCTGGCCGGTCGCGCTTTGAGGTTACGGTGGAGCGGGTCGAGCCGGCCGGAACCGCCCCTGTATACGACCTAACCGAGCCCGTCACCCACAGCCTGATTGCGAACGGCGTGGTGGCCCATAACTGCGGCGAGATTCCCCTCACCGTGGGCGAGCCCTGCGATCTCGGGGCCATGAACCTGGCTGCCTACGTGGAGGGTGGGCGCTTCGACTTCGAGGCCTTCCGCCGAGATGTCCGCATTGCGGTGCGCTTTTTGGACAACGTGCTGGATGTCAACGTCTTCGCCCTGGAAGATAACCGCGCCGCCAGCCAGAGCCTGCGCCGGCTGGGCCTGGGGGTCATGGGCCTGGCCGACATGCTCATCAAGCTGGGCCTGCCCTACTCCTCCGAGGCCGCGCGCCAGATGGTGGCCCGGGTGATGCATGTCCTGCGCGAAGAGGCCATCGCCGCTTCAGAGCAGCTCGGCGAGGAACGGGGGGTCTTCCCGCTATACGAGCAGCACCGCGAAGCCTTCGAGGCCCTGGGCATCCGCCCCCGGCGCAACGTGGCCCTCCTCACCGTGGCCCCCACCGGCACCACCAGCATGCTCATGGGGGTCAGCAGCGGCATCGAGCCAATCTTCTCCCCCTTCGTCTGGCGCAGGATTGGGGGCGAGTACAAACCCCTTCTGCACCCTTTGTTCATGGAGATGATGCAGCAGCACCCGCCCCAGGGGCGCTTCGCCACCCGGGAGGGGGGTTGGAACTGGGAGGCCATCATCGAGGCCATTCAGGCCCACCACGGCAGCGTGAAGGGCCTGGAGGGCATCCCCGAGGCCATCGCCAGGGTCTTCGAGGGGGCCCACGACGTACCACCCCTGGACCACGTGCGGATGCAGGGGGTGGTGCAGACCGCCTTCGACGCCGAAGGGTACGCCGGCAACTCGCTTTCCAAGACCATCAACCTGCCCCATGAGGCCACCGTGGCCGACGTGGAGGCGGCCTACACCGAGGCCTACCGCACCGGCTGCAAGGGCATCACCGTCTACCGCGACGGCAGCCGGGCCTTCCAGGTGCTCTCGGTGAGCAAGGAGGAGTCCAAAGAGACGGTGGCGGTGCAGCCGGCTTTGCTCGAGGTCCCCCCAAGCCCCTCCCAGCGGGGCCCGGTCTTCGAGCGCACCGGCCGCCTGGTGGGCTACACCGACATGGTCAAGCTCACCGCCGCCGACGGCACCCGCCGCAGCTTCCTGGTCACGGTCAACATGCAGGGCGAGCACCCGGTGGAGGTCATCCTCACCTCGGGCAAGGCCGGCGACGAGGCCAACGCCGACTCTGAGGCCCTGGGCCGGGTGATCTCCATCGCCTTGCAGTATGGGGTTCCGCCCGAGGCCCTGATCAAAACCCTGCGCGGCATCAACGGCGGGCTTTACGGCAGCTACCAGGGCCGGTTCGTGACCAGCAAGGCCGACCTTATTGCGGTGGCCCTGGAGACCAGCGGCTCGGTGCGCTTGCTCGAGGCCGACAAGCAGCGGGAAGAACCGGTGCCCCAGGCCCTCCAGCACACCCTCACCCCCCAGGGCCGATGCCCCGAGTGCGGCGAGGCCGGGCTGGTGCAGGAAGAAGGGTGCGTGAAGTGCCACGCCTGCGGCTACAGCAAGTGCGGCTGA
- a CDS encoding glycoside hydrolase family 13 protein: protein MTPAWVKDAVFYQIFPDRFRIGQGPAAQPAPVPADLEPWEAPPTLRGFKGGNLWGVIEKLDYLKDLGFNALYLCPIFSSTANHRYHTTDYFQVDPILGGNEALRQLVQEAHRRGMRVILDGVFNHCGRGHFAFQHVMENEAASPYKDWFYIYKFPLNAYSKHPNYAAWWNNPELPKFNTNNPQCREYLLSVAEHWLDYGIDGWRLDVPNEIDDDEFWREFRRRVKAKNPEAYIVGEIWDDARRWLQGDQFDAVMNYPLGRAVLGFVGGEALDRDLAAKSGLGRLESLGALACHHRLEELFNRYSWEVVTAQMNLMTSHDTPRLYSLLRGEVERVRLALATLFTLPGAPTVYYGEEIGMAGGHDPDNRRGMIWDDSRWQTSIQATIRQMAALRRHLPALRHGRYQYLYAQDGRLAFARVYERESVVVTINASPETWRVHIPLHGLWPRGEQVADLISGQAGRCVGGDLEDGLLPPFSLAVWQALG, encoded by the coding sequence ATGACACCAGCCTGGGTAAAGGACGCCGTTTTCTACCAGATCTTCCCCGACCGGTTCCGCATCGGCCAGGGCCCTGCGGCCCAACCGGCCCCTGTGCCGGCAGACCTCGAGCCCTGGGAGGCCCCCCCCACCCTGCGAGGCTTCAAGGGGGGAAACCTCTGGGGGGTCATCGAGAAGCTCGACTACCTCAAGGACCTGGGCTTCAACGCCCTTTACCTCTGCCCCATCTTCAGCTCCACCGCCAACCACCGCTACCACACCACCGACTACTTCCAAGTGGACCCCATCCTGGGGGGCAACGAGGCTTTGCGCCAGCTCGTCCAGGAAGCCCACCGACGCGGAATGCGGGTCATACTGGACGGGGTTTTCAACCACTGCGGCCGGGGCCACTTCGCCTTCCAACACGTGATGGAAAACGAAGCCGCCTCGCCCTACAAGGACTGGTTCTACATCTACAAGTTCCCCCTCAACGCCTACAGCAAACACCCCAACTACGCCGCTTGGTGGAACAACCCCGAGCTGCCCAAGTTCAACACCAACAACCCCCAGTGCCGCGAGTACCTGCTCAGCGTGGCCGAGCACTGGCTGGACTACGGCATCGACGGCTGGCGGCTGGACGTACCCAACGAGATCGACGACGATGAGTTCTGGCGTGAGTTCAGGAGGCGGGTCAAGGCCAAGAACCCCGAGGCCTACATCGTGGGGGAAATCTGGGACGACGCCCGGCGCTGGCTGCAGGGGGACCAGTTCGACGCGGTGATGAACTACCCCCTGGGCCGGGCCGTCCTGGGCTTTGTGGGGGGGGAGGCGCTGGACAGGGACCTGGCTGCCAAGAGCGGGCTGGGGCGGCTGGAAAGCCTGGGGGCTTTGGCCTGCCACCACCGGCTGGAGGAGCTCTTCAACCGGTATAGCTGGGAGGTTGTGACCGCCCAGATGAACCTCATGACCTCGCACGACACCCCCCGCCTCTACAGCCTCCTGCGGGGAGAGGTGGAGCGGGTGCGGCTGGCCCTCGCCACGCTCTTCACCCTGCCGGGGGCCCCCACGGTCTACTATGGCGAGGAGATTGGCATGGCCGGCGGACACGACCCCGACAACCGCCGGGGCATGATCTGGGACGATTCGCGTTGGCAGACCTCCATCCAGGCCACCATCCGCCAGATGGCCGCCTTGCGGCGCCACCTGCCTGCGCTGCGCCACGGCAGGTACCAGTACCTCTACGCCCAGGATGGGCGCCTGGCCTTCGCCCGGGTATATGAGAGGGAAAGCGTGGTGGTGACCATCAACGCCTCGCCCGAGACCTGGCGCGTCCACATCCCCCTGCACGGCCTCTGGCCCCGGGGGGAGCAGGTAGCAGATTTGATCTCCGGCCAGGCAGGGCGCTGCGTGGGGGGGGACCTCGAGGACGGTCTGCTCCCACCCTTCTCGCTGGCGGTTTGGCAGGCCCTGGGCTGA